The Maylandia zebra isolate NMK-2024a linkage group LG1, Mzebra_GT3a, whole genome shotgun sequence DNA segment GTGTGTTTTCCATACGTGGTGGCGTTGGACGAGAGCTTCATCACCATCCACAGCATGTTGGACCAACAACTTAAACAGACCCTTTCATTCAGGGATGGCCATATTTTGCAAAACTTTGAAGGTATGTTTGCATATtgcttgtttctaatgtctacCAAAAGGTATCACAAATGGGAATTACTATTTAAGTAAATAGCATTTTAATTTCCTCAAGGATTAGGTTTAACTAACAGGTACTTTTTTGATGCAAAGAGCTCCTGAAAAGTGCGTTTGAAAAACAGGAAAGGATTAATAAGTGATATGGGGATGGAAATAGTTATTGCTTTGGCTGACTGGACTGTGTAACCAAAACTGTTCATCAGAAAGCGTCTGGATGGCGCTGTGCACTCAGGTCTCAACTCTTAATGGGATCTGAAGCACTATCGACCATTTCTTGCTACAGAGGATTTCAGTTCTGTGTTAAAATGAAACTTTTATTCTGCTTGGCTTTAGAATAAAAGCATTGAAGTAATATGAAGTCATCTTTGAGCTTCAAGTGCAAAACGACACTCATATGTGCTTGAAAGTGAACTTGAAGCTCTGAGCTAAAGCTCTCTGAAGCTTTCCGTGCGCTATATATTATCCCTGGTTTGGCTGCAATCATCAGGTGCATGCAAAGCTTTCAATTTATGGAGCTGTTGTGAGGAAAAATCAGTCTGACCCTCagtgctctgtgtttgtgttttttgtaggGAAGGTCATTCTGGCTTCTACTAAGGCCGTGTACGTCTTAGTACCTCTGCCGCTAGAAAGACAGATTCAAGACTTGCTGGCCAATCACAGAGTGGAGGAGGCGCTCATTCTCACAGAGGGAGCGCAGAGAAATATCCCCAAAGACAAGTTCCAGGTAACAACATGTTTAAGAAGATGATATGTTGGCCACACAGTGCACCTGTTGTCACTATTAGAAAATCTTAATATGTTAATTCTGCTTCCTAAACTAATCTTGCTGAGTTTCATTAAAGAGAATATTTTTCACAACTACAAACTCGATTCACTTCTAAATTGTCACTTTCTACTTCTGCAGAATTTGCACAAACGAATCCTCCAGCAGGCCGGATTCATACAGTTTGGCCAGCTTCAGTTTCTGGAAGCGAAAGAACACTTCCGGTAAGTCTGGGTCAGTGCTGGTCAACCCTCAAGTCATCAGACAGTTTTATTGACATTTATGAGAATGCCtggaatatattttataaaagAATCATTCTTAATGGCtccagtttcttttttaaatgcgaTCAGGTCCATAAGATGGATATATTCTTTTGGAGGGGACACTTGCTTTCTACTTTTGTCTCTGAATACATCTGCAGTGGATTTTAGAGCATGGAATGGAGGTGTGATTTTAAGTGTAGAATTTCAGCTTTAATTGAAAGACTTTAATATTGTAATATCACTTACGAACATACAGCCGGGTTACTCTGTTCCTTGAATGTTAAAGAGCTGTGATTAGTTTAGCAAGAAGTACATGACTCACCCTAAAGTTTATCTCTAATCCTCAAAATCTGCcacattttgtacattttatcaGACTCTTGTGTTGTCTGTGTCTGCAGTGAGCTCATCTTTTCACTCCACTTTGAAAGTTCTGACAAATGCCAGTTAGAGATGTTGAGTTTTTTATGACCTTACTCTTATTTATTTGATCCTTCAGGAAGGGTCAGCTGGATGTGCGGGAGCTGATATCTCTCTGCCCGTTACTGCTACCAGCTTCCTCTTCATTCACGCGGTGCCACCCTCCTCTCCACGAGTTTGCAGATCTCAATCATCTGGCACAGGGTGACCAGGAGAAAGTGTTGCGATGCAAGAAGTTCCTCATAAGTTATTTAGGAGAGGTAACTGGATTCAGACCTGCACACAGTTTTGTCACTTGTCTTGTGTTAATGGTTTTCATTATCTGTACGCGCAGGTACGAAGCACAGAGGTGGTGAACGGCTGTAGAGAGGATGTGGACACTGCACTGTTAAAGCTGTATGCCGAACAGGACCACGACAGCCTTTTAGACCTCCTGGCTTCAGACAATGCCTGCGTGCTAGCAGACAGTGTCCCATGGCTGGAGAAATATCACAAGTTTGTATACTCTTACGATCTAATCTTTTATGTTAACATGATTAAAAACTCAGAAACTGgtccaacacagagagactttaTGATCTCCAAAATGTTGTTAATTATAGCTTCATTGATAAACATGCACAATGACCTAAAAGCTTTGgtttctagtgtgtgtgtgtgtgcgtgctcgTGTGAGCGCATGGTTTGACTGTTGTATAAATGGTGATTAAAGTAAATTAGTCCGACTTCTTTCATATGAAATCAGGCTTAAAATTCAGTAATTGGCAGCAACAATAACACTTGGGAATGACTGGGAAACAGAACTTTAATTATTACAGCTACAAAATTCACTAGAGGGATGGACTGAGATGGGTCTTCATTGGGTAAATGCTCTTCCTTCCTCCCACACTGTTAATTAACACCCTGGTAAAGCTTTAATACTATGTCCAGTTTAGGAAGGCAATTTAATTGCTTTATACAGAAAATGTAATCCTCCAGGGCGGCTTTGGCTTCATTCAGctcttttctgtctttaagATATTTTGCGCTGGGGCTGCTCTATCATTATAATGGTCAGGATTCAGCAGCACTTCAGGTATGTTtgcaaatttattttttttctcagtgatTTATGACTGAAGAATCTGCACTAATACGATGTTTATGAATTGAACCCTTTACGTTTCTGATAGTTGTGGATTCGTGTGGCAGATGGGGAGCTGCAAGACCCTACTAGATCTGATCTTTTTGAGTACATTGTGGACTTTCTCTGCACCTCCTCTAATGTGGATCTTGTATGGAAGTATGCAGACTGGGCCCTACGGAAGGATCCCATCGTAGGTTACCAAAAATGTAACGCTGCTGCAGAATTATTAATACTGGTCTCACTTGGAAGTTTTTGAGTCTTGCTGTCTGTCACTAGCCAATGCTTGCACAATATTTCCTAGTTCTAGTGTTTGAGTGTACTTATTCTGTTGCAGTACATTGTCTTAAAGAGCTTAGAGCTTTGCTCTGCAGACAGTTTGCGTCACTTCCAGTCATTTTGCAAAAGCTAAAGTAGTAACCTAATCTCTTTTCTTGCCCATAGATAGGTGTCCACATCTTCACTAAGAGGCATACCAGTAAAGACCAGCCGGAATTGAACcctgatgatgtcatcactTACCTGGGAAAGCACAACCAGGCGCTTCTGCTCTACTTGGAGAACCTGGTGCTGGAGAAAAGGGTGCAGGTACAAAAACACAAGCTGTGATGGCTGATAGACAGTGTTCAGGTCTCAGGCTGCACTCCCACAGAATGTTTAAGTATGAGGAGACGTGAAGGCGTGATATTCAGCTGTAGGTTGTTCATATTTTGGCAGCACAAATGCACAGCCTCTGCAGTTAAGTGAGCAGGGGATTCAGAAAAATTGGAAGTGTAAACATTGCTTTCTGTCACATTTAAGGTTAAATAAAACCAAACCTTTCCTGCAAGGTGGCAAAGGCATCACCAGAAATTGTGCGTCCAGTATAAATGTTCCCTAATTCCGACATGAAAATGCATTTGAACACTTGACTAAATGTGAAAGCATTTTAGTGAAGCAGCTCACGTGAGACATGGTAGCTTCGGTGGTTAGCTCTGTCTCCCCGACTTCCCCTTCTAGTCTTGAGCTGTCAGAATTAAGTTACTTCTAAAGGGTGTGCACATCCTTAATTTGGAGCTTAAGTACAAGTACTTTTATAAATGGTTGGATGAATATTTTCATGAGTTCTTGAAGCCTGAagtctataaatgttttcaCATCAGCGAACTgctgcacatgcacacaactGAACACTTGCTGCTGCTCAGTGAAACCACAGTCTGACCTGTGGGCTGCAGACATGCTTCACTCTTGTAGTTTGGGAATAAGATCCTTAAAGTGATCCTGAAAGTAGGCCCCACGATgcccctttttcatttttctagctAACATTAGATTCTAGAAACTTGCTTACCTATAGTATTGAATCATTGTAAATGGTTATTTTGGACAACTCTCATCGtggatttatttttaggtttccATCTACAGATGTGCATCTTTAAAAGCTTATTTAATTTGaactgttttcatgtttgtggaTGCAGAAGGAGAAGTTCCACACACATCTAGCTGTGTTGTACTTGGAGAGGGTGTTATCTTTGATGTCACAGTCTCCAAAAGATGAGGAACAGCTGACCAAAGCTAGGGAAAGGCTTCAAGCCCTGCTCAGGGAGTCCGACCTATACCGTGTACAGTTTCTTTTAGGTGAGAAaaatatctgtttgtttgtctctaacaggagtttcttttttcttgtggaATTACTTTGTAACGTCTCTTTAAAGATTATGAACAAGATTTAATTGATGCGCTCTAACGAGGTCTTGCTTTTCATTTAATTGTGCGTCTGGTGATCATTTTGGAGATTTTCATGATGTTTGGTGTTCTTGTGCTCTGTTCAGCTAAAATGGAGAACTGTGAAGAACTGCTGCTAGAGCGTGCAACACTACATGGAAAACTAGAGGAGCATGACAAAGCGCTGCACATTCTGGTGCACCAGCTCAGAGACTTCCCGTCCGCCGAGGCCTTCTGCATATGGGCCTCTTCTAGTAGAGATTCGGCGTACCGACAGCAGCTCTTTCACCTGCTGCTGGGGGTGTATTTGGATGGGAGCCCTCCTGGGCAATCGGGAGACAGCGGAGAGCTGGAGATGGCGGCAGTGGATCTCCTAAATCGGCACGGGGAGGTGTTTGACGCGGTCCGTGTCCTGCGAATGCTGCCAGAAGGCTGGTCACTTCAGCTGCTGCGTCCCTTTCTGGGTCGAGCCATCAGGGCCAGCATGCACGCCTGCCGCACGTCCAGGATCGCTTTAGGGCTCGCACACTCTGAAAACCTTCAACTGCTGCATGATAGGGTAAGAAACGCATTATAGTATTAAGCTAGATAAGTATATAAATAACTGCTCTACTCTTACGCTTAACGAAacactttcatttttaattttctggTTTCACGATCAAATAAACGGGTAAACAACCATGAAAAGTTTTTAACAAAACACCTTAAAACTCCTTtccctgttattttttttttttttctcgtccAGTTGAAAGAGTGTAAGAGACCCGTCTTTGTGTCTGAAAAGAAGGGATGCCACCTGTGCCACAACACCTTCAGCGAGCCCA contains these protein-coding regions:
- the tgfbrap1 gene encoding transforming growth factor-beta receptor-associated protein 1 homolog isoform X2, with translation MSLNATAPLTNANALAKMSVKAFELVPAVERDLLMGDKARINIECIECCGKHLYVGTNDCFIHHFLLAEVASSKGKLGYLAQKLLHKYLGLKKPVAELRAASALERLIVLCEGLVFLVDMVTLETVPSAGGGGAKIRGVASFCVNENPVNADPFCVEMGVLSSKRRTVQIYMVYEDRVQLVKELTTPEQPCAVSLDGYFLCLALTTQYMILNYNTGASQDLFPYNSEERTPIVKRIGREEFLLAAPGGLGMFANAEGVSQRAPVRWSESVIGAAVCFPYVVALDESFITIHSMLDQQLKQTLSFRDGHILQNFEGKVILASTKAVYVLVPLPLERQIQDLLANHRVEEALILTEGAQRNIPKDKFQNLHKRILQQAGFIQFGQLQFLEAKEHFRKGQLDVRELISLCPLLLPASSSFTRCHPPLHEFADLNHLAQGDQEKVLRCKKFLISYLGEVRSTEVVNGCREDVDTALLKLYAEQDHDSLLDLLASDNACVLADSVPWLEKYHKYFALGLLYHYNGQDSAALQLWIRVADGELQDPTRSDLFEYIVDFLCTSSNVDLVWKYADWALRKDPIIGVHIFTKRHTSKDQPELNPDDVITYLGKHNQALLLYLENLVLEKRVQKEKFHTHLAVLYLERVLSLMSQSPKDEEQLTKARERLQALLRESDLYRVQFLLAKMENCEELLLERATLHGKLEEHDKALHILVHQLRDFPSAEAFCIWASSSRDSAYRQQLFHLLLGVYLDGSPPGQSGDSGELEMAAVDLLNRHGEVFDAVRVLRMLPEGWSLQLLRPFLGRAIRASMHACRTSRIALGLAHSENLQLLHDRLKECKRPVFVSEKKGCHLCHNTFSEPSVVCLPGGVPVHTHCVAQRVRDSPTKRQLTNSSKHT
- the tgfbrap1 gene encoding transforming growth factor-beta receptor-associated protein 1 homolog isoform X1; the protein is MENAYQSIRSKPWVKVTYALAKMSVKAFELVPAVERDLLMGDKARINIECIECCGKHLYVGTNDCFIHHFLLAEVASSKGKLGYLAQKLLHKYLGLKKPVAELRAASALERLIVLCEGLVFLVDMVTLETVPSAGGGGAKIRGVASFCVNENPVNADPFCVEMGVLSSKRRTVQIYMVYEDRVQLVKELTTPEQPCAVSLDGYFLCLALTTQYMILNYNTGASQDLFPYNSEERTPIVKRIGREEFLLAAPGGLGMFANAEGVSQRAPVRWSESVIGAAVCFPYVVALDESFITIHSMLDQQLKQTLSFRDGHILQNFEGKVILASTKAVYVLVPLPLERQIQDLLANHRVEEALILTEGAQRNIPKDKFQNLHKRILQQAGFIQFGQLQFLEAKEHFRKGQLDVRELISLCPLLLPASSSFTRCHPPLHEFADLNHLAQGDQEKVLRCKKFLISYLGEVRSTEVVNGCREDVDTALLKLYAEQDHDSLLDLLASDNACVLADSVPWLEKYHKYFALGLLYHYNGQDSAALQLWIRVADGELQDPTRSDLFEYIVDFLCTSSNVDLVWKYADWALRKDPIIGVHIFTKRHTSKDQPELNPDDVITYLGKHNQALLLYLENLVLEKRVQKEKFHTHLAVLYLERVLSLMSQSPKDEEQLTKARERLQALLRESDLYRVQFLLAKMENCEELLLERATLHGKLEEHDKALHILVHQLRDFPSAEAFCIWASSSRDSAYRQQLFHLLLGVYLDGSPPGQSGDSGELEMAAVDLLNRHGEVFDAVRVLRMLPEGWSLQLLRPFLGRAIRASMHACRTSRIALGLAHSENLQLLHDRLKECKRPVFVSEKKGCHLCHNTFSEPSVVCLPGGVPVHTHCVAQRVRDSPTKRQLTNSSKHT
- the tgfbrap1 gene encoding transforming growth factor-beta receptor-associated protein 1 homolog isoform X3 — translated: MSVKAFELVPAVERDLLMGDKARINIECIECCGKHLYVGTNDCFIHHFLLAEVASSKGKLGYLAQKLLHKYLGLKKPVAELRAASALERLIVLCEGLVFLVDMVTLETVPSAGGGGAKIRGVASFCVNENPVNADPFCVEMGVLSSKRRTVQIYMVYEDRVQLVKELTTPEQPCAVSLDGYFLCLALTTQYMILNYNTGASQDLFPYNSEERTPIVKRIGREEFLLAAPGGLGMFANAEGVSQRAPVRWSESVIGAAVCFPYVVALDESFITIHSMLDQQLKQTLSFRDGHILQNFEGKVILASTKAVYVLVPLPLERQIQDLLANHRVEEALILTEGAQRNIPKDKFQNLHKRILQQAGFIQFGQLQFLEAKEHFRKGQLDVRELISLCPLLLPASSSFTRCHPPLHEFADLNHLAQGDQEKVLRCKKFLISYLGEVRSTEVVNGCREDVDTALLKLYAEQDHDSLLDLLASDNACVLADSVPWLEKYHKYFALGLLYHYNGQDSAALQLWIRVADGELQDPTRSDLFEYIVDFLCTSSNVDLVWKYADWALRKDPIIGVHIFTKRHTSKDQPELNPDDVITYLGKHNQALLLYLENLVLEKRVQKEKFHTHLAVLYLERVLSLMSQSPKDEEQLTKARERLQALLRESDLYRVQFLLAKMENCEELLLERATLHGKLEEHDKALHILVHQLRDFPSAEAFCIWASSSRDSAYRQQLFHLLLGVYLDGSPPGQSGDSGELEMAAVDLLNRHGEVFDAVRVLRMLPEGWSLQLLRPFLGRAIRASMHACRTSRIALGLAHSENLQLLHDRLKECKRPVFVSEKKGCHLCHNTFSEPSVVCLPGGVPVHTHCVAQRVRDSPTKRQLTNSSKHT